The Akkermansia muciniphila genome includes the window TGGTATGCAAGTAATCATTCACCAATGGGCCTTCAACGGAAGCTTTGAACAGCTTGCCTCCCTGCCCCGCCAGGAACTCGTCAACGACTGGTTTGGATATGACGTGGAGCCAAGCGCGGAGTTCGCCTTTGCCACGGACGGCCAGTACCTCTGGTTCCTGGCTTCCCGGAACAAGGAGGCTACCGTGCACCCGGACGCGCGGCCCGGCCAGTTCCAGCCGGAATTATGGCGGTATGACCTGGCTGAATGGTTCATGGCCGCTGGGGACGGCACCAATTACTGGGAGTTCAACCTTGCCCCCAACGGCGCCTGGTGGGCCTGCGCCTTTTCCGACACGCGCCGCGCCAATGAGGATATTCCGGCACCGCTGGCCGTGGATACCGAGTGCATCCTGACGGATGAAGGCTGGTGCGCCATGGCCCGCATTCCGCTGAACGAATTGCGCGGCGTGGACATCCGTGACTGCAAGCTGGCCGCTACATTTATCCTGGAGACTCCGGACCAGATTTTCCTGACCACGGCGGACGACCTTTCCGGCAACCCGGACTTCCACCGCCCGGACTGCTTCTGCACCCCCATTCTCAAGTAATCCATGTCTTTGGAAGAAGACATTTCCCGCATCCTGGGGCCTGAAAAGGTTTCCGGAGATCCGGAGGTACTGGCCGCGCACGCCGGGGACAAGTGGTACGCCTCCGTGCTCCCGGAGGCGGTCGTTTTCCCGGAGAGCACGGAGGACGTCTCCCTGCTTCTGCGCTACGCCTCCTCCATGAACATTCCAGTCACGGCCCGCGGCGGCGGCGTGGGATACGTAGGGGGCTGCGTTCCCGTGCGCGGAGGCATCAGCCTTTCCCTGGAACGGATGAACCGCATTCTGGAAATCTCCCCGGAAGACGGCGTGGCCGTGGTGGAACCCGGCGTCATCACGGCGGACCTCCAGCGTGAAGTACGCGCCCTGGGGTGGTTCTACCCCCCGGACCCGGCTTCCAAAAAGGAATGCAGCCTGGGCGGGAACATCGCCACGAACGCCGGAGGCCCCCGGTGCCTGAAATACGGAGTCACCAAGGCCTATGTGCTGGGCCTCACCGTGGTGCTGGCCAGCGGGGAAGTGGTGGAATGCGGAGGGCGCACCCACAAGAACAAAACGGGGTTCGACCTGGGGGACCTCTTCATCGGCTCGGAAGGGATGCTGGGCGTCATCACCCGCGCCATTCTGCGCATCATCCCCCATCCGGAAGCGTTCGGCGCGCTCAGCGCCAGCTTCCCGCAGTTTCCCATGGCGGCCGCGGCCGTACAGCGTATCCTGAACAGCGGGCACCTTCCCTCCGCGCTGGAAATTACGGACAGCTTCACCCTCCGCGCCGCACGCGCCTACCTGGGGGACAGCGCCCTGCCTTCCGGCAGCCGCGGCCACCTGATTGTGGAAGTGGACGGCAGGCAGGCCGCCGTGCGTGAGGAACTGGATTCCCTCTGCGCCCTGCTGGAGGAATGCGGGGCCACGGACATCCTGCGCGCGGACACGGAAGAGGAGGCGGAAGCTGTCTGGCAGCTGCGGCGTGAATTTTCCTACAGCCTGAAAGCCACCGGCATGACCAAGCTTAATGAAGACATCGTCATTCCCCGGTCCCGCCTGGTGGATCTGGTGGAGTTCTGCGAAGCCATGAACCGGGAAACCGGGCTGGACATCGCCTGCTTCGGCCATTCCGGGGACGGCAACATCCATACCAACATCATGGTGGACGATTACACGGACCCGGAGAAGAAAGCCCTGGCGGACGCCTGCGTGGACAGGCTGTTCCGCTGGGTGCTGGAACACGGGGGCACTATCACCGGGGAACACGGCATCGGCCTGGCGAAGGCCAAATGGTTCCGGGAAGCCGTGGGAGAAGGAGCCTTCCACCTGCACGAACTGGTCAAATCCGCCCTGGACCCCCGGAATTTGCTGAATCCGGGCAAAATGGGACTCCCGTAACGTAAAATAGACTTCCATGATGCCCCCGGACGGGGCATCATGGCAACCGCACTTCATGAACAGCCCGCACAAGTCCATCCTAGCTGCCCTTTACGACCATTTCCCGGTCGCAGATGCCGTCCTGGTGTTTATTCTGGACCATCCCCTGGCCTGGTTTACGCCCAAATGGCGCAGGAAAGGCCGCATGGCCCTGAAAGCGGTGCGCCGTTATATCAATTACAACCGCGACCTTCTGCCTCCCGAACGCCTGGCGGAGTTTGAAGAAAGCCGCAACCTGCTGAAAACGGCCCTCCGCAGGGGGGACAGGCAGCAGGTGGAAACCATTACCTCAAAACTAGAATCCACGCTGGAATCCATTCCCGGGGCCCTGCCCTCAGGCCTGGCGGAAAACGTGGAGGTGCTGTTCGTGATCCTGGCCATTTTCCTGGGCCTGCGCTGTTACGTGGTGCAGCCCTTCCGCATCCCCACCGGCTCCATGCAGCCCTCCCTGAACGGCATCCGGGCCGTTCCCCAGGAGGGAGACCCCACCCTGATGCAGAAAATCGGGGACATGGTGATGTACGGCGGCTCCTACGTGCATGAAACGGCCTCCAAGGAAAAGAAAATCGTCCGCTTTGAACCCGCCACCAAATACCTTCTTCTGACCGTCACCAACGTGGTGTTTGACGACGGCTCTAGGCTGGAAATTCCGGCGGCGGAGGCGGAAACACGCCGCTATTTCCTCAACCAGGAACCGCGTTTCGAGTCCGAGCGGAACACTCCGTTCAGAAGCTACCTGCCGGGGGATACGATCGTCAACGCCCGCTTTGACGCCGGTGACCTGATCGTGGTGAACAAGATGGCCTACCACTTCCGCAAGCCGGAACGCGGGGAAGTCTTCGTCTTTGACACGCGCGGCATTGAAGGCATTGCCAACAAGGGCGGCAGCACCGGACAGGAGGGAGGCACCCATTACGTCAAACGCCTCGCCGGCGTACCGGGGGATTCCCTGTCCATCCAGGATTCCCAATTGATCGTGAACGGAAAGCCGGCCACGGAATGGACCATCCAGAGGGTGGCTTCCGGCAAGCCCCCCTACCAGCCCTGCGGCTATGTGGCCCTTCCCGCCCCGCTGAGCCTGCTGGATGGCAGGGCCTACATCACGGAAGGTGGCACCGTGCACCTTTCCAATGACAAAAAACGCCCCTACCTGCGCGAATATGTGGCCCTGGGCGACAATTCCACCCGTGAAAATTCCTTTGACTCCCGGTACTGGGGGCCCGTTCACCAATACAACATCGTAGGCCCCGCCAGCTTCTGCCTGTGGCCCTTTACCTCCCATTGGGGGCTTATCCCCTGATTCCCGCCCTTCCGCAGGCTCCCTTTCCCCGTCACGACATGACTCAAGCCCAGACTATCACCAGCAAGGCCAAGTCCAACTTGGCCTTCGCTCTCATTGACCTTCCCGAAGAAGAACGCCGCCACATGGCGGAATTTTACGCCTTCTGCCGCACGGTGGACGACATCGTGGACGAACCGGGCATGACGCCCCGTGAACGCCATGACGCCCTGAACCGCTGGATAGAGGTCATCAACGGAGGAGACGGCCTGGAGCTGACGGAGCTGGAGGAGGACATCGTGGCCCTGATCCAGGACCTGGAGCTGGATACCACCCCCATGCTGCACCTGATTGAAGGCTGCCGTTCCGACATCTGCCAGCAGCAGCCCCTGACCCGTGACGAATTGCTGGACTACACCTATTGCGTGGCCTGCTGCGTGGGCCTCACCTCAGCCCGCATCATGGGCGCGGGGGAAGCCTCCTATCCGTACGCCATCGCCCTGGGACATGCCCTCCAGATGGTGAACATCATCCGGGACGTGGCGGAAGACTGCAACAAATCCAACCGCATTTACCTGCCCAGGGAGGACATGGACCGCTTCGGCTATTCCCTGGAAGATCTGCGCGCCCGGGTGTACTCCCCCCAGCTCCGGGAACTGCTGCAATATGAAGCGGACCTGGCGGAAAAGTTTTTCACGGAAGCGGAGGAGGAATACAACCGCCTCAGCCCCGAGGATAGGGCGGCGCTCGTTCCCGCCCAGGCCATGGCGCTGATCTACCACACCATCCTGGACAAGATGAAGGCGGGCGGCTTCCGCATTTTTGACATCCGCTACCACGTCAATACCTTCCACAAGCTCTGGCTTCTGTTCCGCATCAAGCTGGACATTGACCCCCAGTCCTATTACGACAAGTCCAAGGCGTACTATGACAAGCTCGTGGGCTTCCTCTCCCGGCCTATCAGGAAGGACGAGAAATAGAAATTCCCTGCCCTCCCCGGCGGGAAGAAAACAGACGTAAAGGAAGAAGGAGCGGGAAAACCCGCGCGGTTCATTTATCCCCCGTGTTCCGGTTCCCGGGAAAAAGGCAATGAAAAAGGGCTGTCCCCCAAGGAAACAGCCCCATTTCTCCCAGCGGGAAGCGCTCTTCATCATGCCGCCCTTCGGCGCCTCAACAGGAGCCCGGCCAGGCCCAGCAGGCTCAGCGATGCCGCCGCCGGTTCGGGAACCATCAGTTCCCCATCCACGGAAACGCCCACCCTGGCATTATTATTATTGTTCCCTCCCCCGGCGCCCACCACGGCATAAAGCTTTCCGTTTCCGTTCTTTTTCATGTCCTCCAACTGTTCCGGCGTAAGGTCGTAATGGACATTCCACGGATTGCCGTCATTGTTTTTCGTACCCCGGCATAATTCCACCATTTCCCCGTCATTGGTCTCATACCAGACGGAGTACGTATACGTACCCCCCGTTCCGGAAGGAGAAAGGTTCATGCTGAAAGACAGGCCGGAATAATCCTGGATGTTTTCAATGGTCATTTTCAAGCCGAAGCACACCCCCGCCGTACCGGGCATGCTGGGAAGGCTGATGGTCTGGTCTTCCGGATTGGCGGAAGCGCTGCCCCAGCGCATGTCCCCGTTCCCGGTCGTGGTATACCAGCCGTCGTTGCGGGAACCGAGCCAGCTCTTGACGTCGTTTCCCGTGATTCCGTCACCGGCCAGCCGGCCTGCGGAATTGTAGCCCTGGCCCGTAATCGTGTCGATTTCAGGAACCAGCTCAATGGTTGCGGCGGCGGCCATGGCCGCCAGGGCGGCAGCCCCCGCGCAAATCATGTATAGTAGCTTCTTCATATCCTGCTGAATAAGTGGATAACTGCATACTGCCGGATTAGGAATCCGTTACATGGACGGAAGAAGGGAAATACCCCTCCGCTTCGCTTCAGAAAAGATTCCGGATACAAGGGAGGGGAGTCCTCCCCTCCCTGCCAGCCATTTCCCGCCAAACCACGGTATACGGCCCCTTCACTGCATCTTTTGATGGCCGCGCCGCCGGAAATAAATATGCCCAGCCCTTATCAGGAAGTGTTCCATAGAAAAAGCCGGAAGCCTCCTATTCCCAGGTACCCGGATTCAGGATATAACTGAGTAAATTTGCATTAAATGACTTTTTATCAAATTTGTGGGTTGACTTCGGATTCCTAATCCGTTGAAAAAATCAACTACTTGACTGTTTGTCCATAACGGCATTATTCTCGCAGAATTCCGGGGAGAAGGCACGGGGAGCCGGAAGCATTTTCCCATGGAAAATGACAATAAGAACTTCTCCGTACAATGAATCTGCCATGAGCCGGAACGCCTCTTTTCCCTCCCTGCCGCTACAAGAAGCCGAATTTGCCGATGCGCCCCATTTAAACAGACTCCGCGCCGGAGACGGCAAGAGGGAAGAAAAAGGCCATTCCTGCCGGGAAGGATCAGAAAATTCTCCCGGCACAGGCGCCTTCAACGGTGCCTGGAAACATGCACAGTCACGGAGACGCTGTCCGTACGCGGGAGGATGAATTTGTGCAGGGTGACGATCACGTGGCGTGCGCCAAACTCATGCAGGCAAACCTTCCCCATGTCCTCCGCCAGCGTTTCCACCAGCTTGCGGGGATACGCCAGGGCCTCCGCCCTCAGGGCACGGGCGATGGAATCATAACAGACGGTTTTTGAAAAATCGTCATTCAAGCCGGAGAGGGCTTCATCCGGATAAAAGGTGATGTCCGCCTTCAGGGTCTGCATGGAAGCCCGCTCCTCCTCCGGCACGCCGATGAAGGTGTCCAGCTCCAGGCCGTTGATGTTGATGGAATCCTGCGTGTCGGACGGCAGCGCATAACGGCGCATCAGCGTGCGCAGGACAAGCAGGTCCGGAACGATGATGTCCGGCCTGACCTTGGAGAGCTGGGCCGCGTCATTGTAGCCCGTCAGCACGGCGATGGATGTGATGCCCGCATGGTGGGCAGTCTCCACGTCATGCTGCATGTCCCCGATAAACGCCGTTTCATGGGCATGCAGGCCATGCTGCGCCAGCAGGGTATGGATATGGGTGTCCTTGTGGCGGATGCCCGCATGAATGGCTTCAAAATATTCCATCATGCCCAGGTCACGGCACTGGATGTCAAATTCCTTGGCGTCCACGCTGGTGAGGATGAAGCAGCGCACGCCGCGCGCACGGCAGAATTCCAGGAATTCCCGCGCATGGGGGAGCACTTCCACCGGAGCATTGGATACGCGGAAGGCATACCGGAAATGGTCCTCCAGTTCATCCAGGTCCGCCTGGGGCAAAACGCGGGCGTAATAGTCCGGGTAGGGGAGCTGGAATTCCGCACGGAACTCATCCCTGTTCATGCAGGGTTTTCCGTACTGGGAAAAAACGTAGTTGGAAGCGTCCAGCGTCAGGGCCAGGTCATCCACGAGGGTGCCGGACCAGTCGAAAATCAAATTCTTGAACATGGGAATGCGTATTGGGGGAAATCAGTCCAGAGCGTACCGCATGGCGGCGAGACCAAAAAAGGCGGCCGTCTCCACCCGCAGGACAATGGGCCCCAGCGTGACAGGGGCGAATCCGGCCTCCAGGGCCAGGGCCGTTTCCTGGTCCGTAAAATCACCCTCCGGCCCCACCAGCAGGGAGGCGCGCCGCACGGACCGGGCACGGGCTTCTTCCAGCACGTCCCTGACCGGGCGCACGCCGGGCACCAGGGAAGCGATTACGTTCAGGCCTTCCGGAGCTCCGCGCCGCAGCCATTCCGCGAAGGGAACGGGTGCCGCCACCTCAGGCAGCGTATTCTGGCCGCACTGCTTGCAGGCCTCCAGGGCGATGCGCTGCCACTTCTGCCTTTTGGCCCCGGCTTCACGGGCGTTCAGGCGCACGATCGTGCGGTCCGTCAGAAGAGGAACGATGGCGGAAACGCCCAGTTCCACGGCCTTCTGGATGATAAGGTCCATGTTGGCCCCCTTCGGCACAGCCTGGCACAGGGTCAGATGGGCCACCGCCGGAGGGGGGGGGCATTCCTCCCCGGGAACCAGCAACACGCCGGAGCTGCGCGGAGTCTCCGCCACCACGGCATGGGCGGCGCGGCCGCAGCCGTCAAAAACGATGCAGGAATCTCCCTGTTTCAGGCGCAGCACCTTGGCGGCATGGTGCGCCTCATCCCCCCGCAGCTCCCAGGAGGGAGCTGTCCATTCAGAAGCGGGGAGATAGAAGCGGGCCATGTCTGAAACGGAAAAACGGGCCTTACTTGCTCTTCAGGTAGCGCGCCGCCTTGTCGGCAAACGCCTCGCAGGCCGGCTGGTTGCGCTTTTCATCCAGAGTGGAGGAGAAGGCGTTCAGCTTGTCCATCTGGTCCTTGGTAAGCTTGGTGGGAACTTCCACCTCCACTTCCACCAGCATGTCCCCTACGTCCGAGCCGCGCAGGGCTTTCATCCCCTTGCCGCGCAGGCGGAAGATCATGCCGTTCTGCGTGCCTTCCGGCAGCTTGATGGTGGCGGCGCCTTCCAGCGTGGGAACTTTCAGCTTGCCGCCGGACACGGCCAGGGAGAGCGGCACCGGAACCGTACAGCTCAGGTCATT containing:
- a CDS encoding DOMON-like domain-containing protein, producing the protein MQVIIHQWAFNGSFEQLASLPRQELVNDWFGYDVEPSAEFAFATDGQYLWFLASRNKEATVHPDARPGQFQPELWRYDLAEWFMAAGDGTNYWEFNLAPNGAWWACAFSDTRRANEDIPAPLAVDTECILTDEGWCAMARIPLNELRGVDIRDCKLAATFILETPDQIFLTTADDLSGNPDFHRPDCFCTPILK
- a CDS encoding FAD-binding oxidoreductase, which encodes MSLEEDISRILGPEKVSGDPEVLAAHAGDKWYASVLPEAVVFPESTEDVSLLLRYASSMNIPVTARGGGVGYVGGCVPVRGGISLSLERMNRILEISPEDGVAVVEPGVITADLQREVRALGWFYPPDPASKKECSLGGNIATNAGGPRCLKYGVTKAYVLGLTVVLASGEVVECGGRTHKNKTGFDLGDLFIGSEGMLGVITRAILRIIPHPEAFGALSASFPQFPMAAAAVQRILNSGHLPSALEITDSFTLRAARAYLGDSALPSGSRGHLIVEVDGRQAAVREELDSLCALLEECGATDILRADTEEEAEAVWQLRREFSYSLKATGMTKLNEDIVIPRSRLVDLVEFCEAMNRETGLDIACFGHSGDGNIHTNIMVDDYTDPEKKALADACVDRLFRWVLEHGGTITGEHGIGLAKAKWFREAVGEGAFHLHELVKSALDPRNLLNPGKMGLP
- the lepB gene encoding signal peptidase I, with the translated sequence MNSPHKSILAALYDHFPVADAVLVFILDHPLAWFTPKWRRKGRMALKAVRRYINYNRDLLPPERLAEFEESRNLLKTALRRGDRQQVETITSKLESTLESIPGALPSGLAENVEVLFVILAIFLGLRCYVVQPFRIPTGSMQPSLNGIRAVPQEGDPTLMQKIGDMVMYGGSYVHETASKEKKIVRFEPATKYLLLTVTNVVFDDGSRLEIPAAEAETRRYFLNQEPRFESERNTPFRSYLPGDTIVNARFDAGDLIVVNKMAYHFRKPERGEVFVFDTRGIEGIANKGGSTGQEGGTHYVKRLAGVPGDSLSIQDSQLIVNGKPATEWTIQRVASGKPPYQPCGYVALPAPLSLLDGRAYITEGGTVHLSNDKKRPYLREYVALGDNSTRENSFDSRYWGPVHQYNIVGPASFCLWPFTSHWGLIP
- a CDS encoding phytoene/squalene synthase family protein encodes the protein MTQAQTITSKAKSNLAFALIDLPEEERRHMAEFYAFCRTVDDIVDEPGMTPRERHDALNRWIEVINGGDGLELTELEEDIVALIQDLELDTTPMLHLIEGCRSDICQQQPLTRDELLDYTYCVACCVGLTSARIMGAGEASYPYAIALGHALQMVNIIRDVAEDCNKSNRIYLPREDMDRFGYSLEDLRARVYSPQLRELLQYEADLAEKFFTEAEEEYNRLSPEDRAALVPAQAMALIYHTILDKMKAGGFRIFDIRYHVNTFHKLWLLFRIKLDIDPQSYYDKSKAYYDKLVGFLSRPIRKDEK
- a CDS encoding PEP-CTERM sorting domain-containing protein (PEP-CTERM proteins occur, often in large numbers, in the proteomes of bacteria that also encode an exosortase, a predicted intramembrane cysteine proteinase. The presence of a PEP-CTERM domain at a protein's C-terminus predicts cleavage within the sorting domain, followed by covalent anchoring to some some component of the (usually Gram-negative) cell surface. Many PEP-CTERM proteins exhibit an unusual sequence composition that includes large numbers of potential glycosylation sites. Expression of one such protein has been shown restore the ability of a bacterium to form floc, a type of biofilm.), with the protein product MKKLLYMICAGAAALAAMAAAATIELVPEIDTITGQGYNSAGRLAGDGITGNDVKSWLGSRNDGWYTTTGNGDMRWGSASANPEDQTISLPSMPGTAGVCFGLKMTIENIQDYSGLSFSMNLSPSGTGGTYTYSVWYETNDGEMVELCRGTKNNDGNPWNVHYDLTPEQLEDMKKNGNGKLYAVVGAGGGNNNNNARVGVSVDGELMVPEPAAASLSLLGLAGLLLRRRRAA
- a CDS encoding HAD hydrolase-like protein yields the protein MFKNLIFDWSGTLVDDLALTLDASNYVFSQYGKPCMNRDEFRAEFQLPYPDYYARVLPQADLDELEDHFRYAFRVSNAPVEVLPHAREFLEFCRARGVRCFILTSVDAKEFDIQCRDLGMMEYFEAIHAGIRHKDTHIHTLLAQHGLHAHETAFIGDMQHDVETAHHAGITSIAVLTGYNDAAQLSKVRPDIIVPDLLVLRTLMRRYALPSDTQDSININGLELDTFIGVPEEERASMQTLKADITFYPDEALSGLNDDFSKTVCYDSIARALRAEALAYPRKLVETLAEDMGKVCLHEFGARHVIVTLHKFILPRTDSVSVTVHVSRHR
- a CDS encoding 16S rRNA (uracil(1498)-N(3))-methyltransferase — its product is MARFYLPASEWTAPSWELRGDEAHHAAKVLRLKQGDSCIVFDGCGRAAHAVVAETPRSSGVLLVPGEECPPPPAVAHLTLCQAVPKGANMDLIIQKAVELGVSAIVPLLTDRTIVRLNAREAGAKRQKWQRIALEACKQCGQNTLPEVAAPVPFAEWLRRGAPEGLNVIASLVPGVRPVRDVLEEARARSVRRASLLVGPEGDFTDQETALALEAGFAPVTLGPIVLRVETAAFFGLAAMRYALD